CAGGAACAGGAGCGTAGAGACAAACTTGTATTATTATGGTTCCAAAACAAGGGGGAACCCATCCAGCATTACTACAAGGCAATAGTAGAACAAGGATTATTTACCAACAATCGCGACAACGCAGCAGGGAAGTTGAAGAACCGCTGCTAGCTCCGAACCGAGGAGTCGAGGATATCACCACACAGGACTAGATAGAGGAGTGCAAGTGAATCAACCTTTCTCTTCAAAAAATTAACAATCCAAACTTCAGAAAATCAACAAACTGAACTTCGAAAAGCAAAACAAATTGAACTTCACAGGGCCCTGCACTTCTAGAGGGCCAGATGCTGACCTTTCTATTCGCAGTGTTGTTGCTGACTCGTAATTGAAGATAGAGGATGACGGCCAGCACCTGGACGGGTTCTAGCGGCCGGTGTAGGCCATCGATGGAGGAGGGGCGAGCTAATCTCTCACAGAAAAAACAAGGACAACAACATCAGCTAATCTCTCTCACACACTCAAGCTGAACTACAGCAGCACCATCGAGAGCAAAATGGGTAGGTGAGAACTCATCTATATGCACATGAGTATATTCTTTGATGTACCTGAATGTTCGCAGCTGTTTTACATGAACTTCTTGTGTTATGCCGGACAGAGCACTGAGCATGAGGGGGTGTCTTCGTGCTCGTCGCTGTTTCTGATGGCGATGAACGTCTTAGCGCTGCGTAGTTGAACGGCCGGAGGTGGCAGCGACGAACGACCTGAGCGTGATGGGCCCCACTGGGAGGAGGCTGTGTGCTGTCCAGGATAGAGTCGACCTTCTTCAACAAACCAGATTGAACTTCAAATAAACCAATTCATCAAAACACTTTTTGTGAGCATATCAAACACTCTTGAGAGCACAATTTTTCACTACATTTTTTCACAA
The Triticum urartu cultivar G1812 unplaced genomic scaffold, Tu2.1 TuUngrouped_contig_4386, whole genome shotgun sequence DNA segment above includes these coding regions:
- the LOC125527743 gene encoding uncharacterized protein LOC125527743 isoform X3 → MVDSILDSTQPPPSGAHHAQVVRRCHLRPFNYAALRRSSPSETATSTKTPPHAQCSVRHNTRSSCKTAANIQRLARPSSIDGLHRPLEPVQVLAVILYLQLRVSNNTANRKSCVVISSTPRFGASSGSSTSLLRCRDCCREIFYTLFIYGAKLSGHCSTREDGERMCGEEKT
- the LOC125527743 gene encoding uncharacterized protein LOC125527743 isoform X2 → MADVGCSCMDVTVFHLKTWEHAQKVQKYQCTQPPPSGAHHAQVVRRCHLRPFNYAALRRSSPSETATSTKTPPHAQCSVRHNTRSSCKTAANIQRLARPSSIDGLHRPLEPVQVLAVILYLQLRVSNNTANRKSCVVISSTPRFGASSGSSTSLLRCRDCCREIFYTLFIYGAKLSGHCSTREDGERMCGEEKT
- the LOC125527743 gene encoding uncharacterized protein LOC125527743 isoform X1; the protein is MAARAMRIIGLQPPRPLTNTPTCSSVQSGLLKKVDSILDSTQPPPSGAHHAQVVRRCHLRPFNYAALRRSSPSETATSTKTPPHAQCSVRHNTRSSCKTAANIQRLARPSSIDGLHRPLEPVQVLAVILYLQLRVSNNTANRKSCVVISSTPRFGASSGSSTSLLRCRDCCREIFYTLFIYGAKLSGHCSTREDGERMCGEEKT
- the LOC125527743 gene encoding uncharacterized protein LOC125527743 isoform X4 translates to MAARAMRIIGLQPPRPLTNTPTCSSVQSGLLKKVDSILDSTQPPPSGAHHAQVVRRCHLRPFNYAALRRSSPSETATSTKTPPHAQCSVRHNTRSSCKTAANIQRLARPSSIDGLHRPLEPVQVLAVILYLQLRVSNNTANRKRKVDSLALLYLVLCGDILDSSVRS